A DNA window from Molothrus ater isolate BHLD 08-10-18 breed brown headed cowbird chromosome 2, BPBGC_Mater_1.1, whole genome shotgun sequence contains the following coding sequences:
- the GABPA gene encoding GA-binding protein alpha chain: MTKREAEELIEIEIDGTEKQECTEESIVEQSYTTAEFVSQAIDISEPIGNLKKLLEPRLQCSLDAHEICLQDIQLDPDRSLFDQGVKTDGTVQLSVQVISRQGIEPKLNILEIVKPVETVEVVIDPDAHHAEAEAHLVEEAQVITLDGTKHIATISDETSEQVTRWAAALEGYRKEQERLGIPYDPVQWSTDQVLHWVVWVMKEFSMTDIDLNALSIPGRDLCNLSQEDFFQRVPRGEILWSHLELLRKYVLASQEHSGEIATVTIDQPVQIIPASVQPATPTTIKVINSSAKAAKVQRAPRISGEDRSSPGNRTGNNGQIQLWQFLLELLTDKDARDCISWVGDEGEFKLNQPELVAQKWGQRKNKPTMNYEKLSRALR, from the exons ATGACTaagagagaggcagaggagctgatAGAAATTGAGATTGATGGAACTGAGAAACAGGAATGCACTGAAGAAAG CATTGTCGAGCAAAGCTACACCACCGCAGAATTTGTGAGTCAGGCTATTGACATCAGTGAACCCATTGGAAATCTTAAGAAGTTGCTGGAACCCAGACTGCAGTGTTCCTTGGATGCACATGAGATTTGTCTGCAAGATATCCAG CTGGACCCAGATCGAAGCCTTTTTGATCAAGGAGTGAAAACAGATGGAACAGTGCAACTCAGTGTACAAGTAATATCTAGGCAAG GGATAGAGCCCAAGCTGAACATCCTGGAAATCGTGAAGCCTGTGGAGACCGTGGAGGTTGTGATTGATCCAGATGCTCATCATGCAGAGGCTGAAGCTCACCTTGTTGAGGAAGCTCAAGTGATAACCTTGGATGGAACAAAACATATTGCAACAATTTCCGATGAAACGTCCGAGCAGGTGACGCGGTGGGCGGCAGCGCTGGAAGGCTACCGGAAGGAGCAGGAGCGCCTTGGAATTCCTTATG ACCCAGTTCAGTGGTCGACAGACCAGGTGCTCCACTGGGTGGTGTGGGTGATGAAGGAGTTCAGCATGACTGACATCGACCTCAACGCACTCAGCATTCCTGGGCGGGACCTCTGCAACCTCAGCCAAGAAGATTTCTTCCAGCGTGTCCCACGGGGAGAAATCCTCTGGAGCCACCTGGAACTTCTTCGAAAGT ATGTGTTGGCTAGCCAAGAACACTCTGGAGAAATAGCAACTGTTACAATTGATCAGC CTGTGCAGATTATACCAGCATCCGTACAGCCTGCTACCCCCACCACCATCAAAGTGATAAACAGCAGTGCAAAAGCAGCCAAAGTACAGAGAGCTCCAAGGATCTCTGGGGAAGATAGGAGTTCCCCTGGGAACAGAACAG GGAACAATGGCCAGATCCAGCTGTGGCAATTTTTGTTAGAACTTCTCACAGACAAAGATGCTCGGGACTGTATTTCTTGGGTTGGTGATGAAGGAGAGTTTAAATTGAACCAGCCTGAACTGGTTGCACAGAAATGGGGACAGCGCAAGAACAAGCCCACCATGAACTATGAGAAGCTTAGTCGGGCTTTGAGGTAA
- the ATP5PF gene encoding ATP synthase-coupling factor 6, mitochondrial — protein MILRQILRLSSLFHSAVSVHLRRNIGLSAIVFNKAKELDPVQKLFVDKIREYNTKSKQAGGPVDAGPEFQKDMNESLARLQRAYGEGDLTKFPEFKFEEPKFEETPK, from the exons ATGATTCTGCGGCAGATCTTGCggctttcctcccttttccacTCCGCTGTGTCCGTTCACCTGCGCAGGAACATTGGGCTCTCTGCGATTGTCTTCAACAAGGCAAAAGAGCTCGACCCCGTCCAGAAGCTCTTCGTGGACAAGATCAGAGAGTACAACACGAAGAGCAA GCAAGCTGGAGGGCCTGTTGATGCAGGACCTGAGTTTCAAAAAGATATGAATGAATCCCTTGCAAGACTCCAACGGGCATATGGTGAGGGAGATCTCACCAAGTTTCCAGAATTTAAGTTTGAGG AGCCCAAGTTTGAGGAGACTCCAAAGTGA